From Bdellovibrio sp. KM01:
GCAATCAAGACACGACCTGGGACAACCTGGTCGCCTTCCTGGGCTTCTTTGACTTCAAACGGAAACATTGCATTTAAATTATCTGCGAAAGACTTCGTAAAACCTGGAGGCATATGCTGAACCACCACTGTTCCAGGGATATTCGCTGGCATGCCGGAAAGGAAAACTTTCAAAGCCTCCGTACCACCTGTGCTCGATGCGACTGCAATCATTTGATGGGTTGTTCGCGCAAGCGACGTACGATCCACCTTTTTTACTGGCGTCGTCGGTGTTGCCACTTTCGTTCTAGATTGGATACGAGCGCGGGCGACCACGCGAACTTTTTCAATAATTTCGCGTCCTAAAACTTCAAGGGTTTGCGAAACGTCGATGGACGGCTTTTCCATGATCTCAATGGCGCCGGCCTCAAAAGCACGAAGATAAGTTTCAGAACCTGTTTTTGCCAAACTCGAAAAAATAACTGTTCGGGTTGGAAAGTGCTGCATGACTTTTTCCAGAAAGCTGATGCCGTCCATACGAGGCATCTCCACATCCAAAGTCATGACATCAGGCTTTAGTTGCACCAACTTATCACGAGCAATGTACGGATCAGAAGCTGTACCAACCACTTCGATATCCGGTGCCGAAGAGAATATTTTCTCTAGCAACTTACGAATCACTGCGGAGTCATCAACGATGAGAACTTTGATTTTTTGACCCATATTTCCTTCTTACAGTTTTTGATAAACTGCGCGTGATAGCGGTTTCAAATGAGTGTGTTTAATATTTCCTGATTCGGAATGCCCCAAAATCAGATAGCCACCCGGCGCCAGACACGAAGTCAGGCTGTCGATCACTTTTTTTGTCGTCTCTTCATCGAAATAGATCAAAACGTTACGACAAAAAATCACATGGAACTTATGTTGAAATTCATACTTAGGACTCATCAAATTGAATTGAGCAAAGCGAACCATGTCGTGGATATTGTCTTTCGCTCTCCAATATTCAGTTTCGTTCTTTTTAACTTTTTCAAAATACTTCAGACGCTGAGCTGGAGGCAACCCCTGCATTTCGCGATCTTCATAGGCACCGATGGAGCCTTTTTTCAAAACCTGCAAATCGATATCCGTCGCCAGCAAGCGTGCCTTCATCCCCGGAATCTGTTGCATGACTTCATGTGCAGTCATAGCAATCGTGTAGGGCTCTTGACCCGTACTTGCAGCGGCACACCACATACGGATGTCAGCGCCAAACTTTTTATAAAGCTCAGGAAGTTGTTGCGCCAGAAAATCAAAGTGATTTCCCTCGCGGTAAAAGGACGTCATATTTGTCGTCAAAGCAGAGATGAACTCCGAAGTGATTTCATGATTTCCATGTTCAACCATGTCCCAATACTGCTCGTAAGATTTCAAGCCATGACGGCGCAAAAGCTTCACGATGCGGTTACGAATCAACGCATGATTTTTGGGAGAAAATGGCAAATCCACGCCCGCCAGGTCATACATGTGCTTGGCGAACTTTGCGAACATCTTTTCAGTAAGCTGAATATCTTCAAACTCATAGAGAGCGCTTACCGCTTCAGTCTTCTTGAGTGCACTCATGCTGCTGCCGCCATTCCAGATCCCTTAGAAACGGACTGCAATAATGAACCGGGTTCCAAAATTAGTACGGTACGACCGTCACCCAGAATCGCAGCACCTGCGATCTCAGGAATATCAAAGCCCGTCACGATTGGTTTAACAACCACCTGCGCCTGACCCAAGACATCATCCACCGGGAAGGCCATTTGCCCTGTCACAGACTCGATGATCACCAGCATCGTCTCTTCACGACGCGCGCTCAATGTATCTTTCACCACTGTTTCTTTGGTGCCAAACTGACTGTTCAAAGAACCCAATGTGTGTGACACATCAATCACTGGAAGCAGCAAGCCACGAATGTTTGCCACTTTGCCAGCGTTAGAAATATTGGTGTAATCCTTCGGTTGCACACGCACGATCTCGCGGATCGAGTGAATCGGAAGGATGTAGCGAGAACCATCCAAAGCCACGATGATACCGTCGGTGATCGCCGTGCTTAGTGGAATCGTCAAACGGAACGTCGTACCCACGCCTGATTTAGACATGATGTTGATCTTACCGTTGATCTTATCCAGATTTGACTTCACCACATCCAAACCAACACCACGACCGGAAAGGTCCGAGATTTTGTCAGCCGTCGAAAAACCAGGATAGAAAATATATTGGAAAACTTGTTCATCCGGAATCGCTGCCGGGTCTTGGCCCTTAGGAACGAAACCTTTTTCAATGGCTTTCGCCAAAACTTTCTCACGGTTGATACCACCACCGTCATCGATGATTTCGATAACGACGTTACCACCGTTTTGCTTTGCAGAAACCGTTACTTTTGCCGTCACAGGCTTACCGCGCTCTTGACGTACTTCACGTTTTTCCACACCGTGGTCCATAGAGTTTCTGACCAAGTGAACCAAAGGGTCACCCAAGAGTTCAAAAACTGTTCTTTCAACCTCTGTCTCCTCCCCGATCAATTGCAGATCAACGGGTTTATCCAGAGTCAAAGAGACATCGCGTACGATACGTTGAATTTTAATGAACATGGATTTCAGAGGCGTCATGCGGATGCTTAATGTTTTTTCATAAAGTTCACGCACAGCTTTATCCAACTGGTCAACGATCGCTTCCAGACGAAGATTTTCACCACTGCGAACAGTGTCGTCGTGGACCAATTGATTTTTCAATACAACCAACTCACCCACAGCATCCAACACGGAATCAACACGACCCGTATCCACTTTGATAGTGCTGTTGGCATTTTTTGCAGGAGTTTTATTACCGCCACCGCTGCCACCACCATTTTCTGATGGAGCTGGTTTTGCTTCAGAAACCACTTTCAATTTCGGAGCTTCTGCCACTGGCTGTGAAGAAGCCGTTGCTGCAGGAGAAACCGCAGGGCCGGCTGCGACAACAGGAGCGGTTTCCACGGCTGCCACTTCTGGAGTGGAAGCTTCCGCCGGAATTTCAATCGCTGCGTTTTCAATTTCACGGATCAATTCTTTTTCAGCAGCTTCCGCTGCTTCTTTCGCATGAAACTCTGCTTGGTCCTCTGGAGACAATTGCGCCAGCAACTCTGCCAAAAGATCGTGGTTCACCACATCGTCAGAAGTTTCCATGTTAGGCTTGGCTTCAGGGACGGGACAATTTGCAGCCGCTGCATCCACATGCTCAAAGAAATCATCAGGCACAGACATTTTAGGCTCATCGGCAGTCGTGGCTGCCGCTGGAGCCGCAGCTGCGGCTGCCTCTGCTGCTTTCGTGTGAGAAGATTTTTTCCCGGAAAGACTTTCCGTCACAGCCACTAATTGTTTTACAAGTTCAGATGGATCCCATGGACCACCTTGACCTTGCTGCAAAGAAGAGATGCGATTTTTCAACTCGTCACCTGCTTGCAAAAGCAAGGAGATAACATTCGAGTTCACAAGCTCTGGCTTGGAGCGAAGAAGATCCAAAAGATCTTCCGCCACGTGGGCGAATTTCGCAAGATCCGACAATCCTACCGCTGCCGCTCCACCTTTTACCGAGTGGGCCACACGGAAAATATCCGTCAGATCTTTCGCAGGATCATCACTGTTTTCTAATTTCATCATCGATTCGTCGTATTGTTCGAACATGAACAAGGACTCGTTAAGGAAATCCATCTGCAGTTCTTCAAAGAATGCATTATCGCCGCTCATTTATTTCTCCAGGGACTGTGTATTTCTAATCACTAGAGTTATCGGCAACTTAGAACATTTGCTTCTATTACGAAGGACCAGAGCAGAGGGTTGATCCGCCGATTTAGTCATAGGTCCTGAGGTCATATCTCAGCTGTCTCATAAGGGCGCGGAAATACGAATTAACAATTATTTTTAACATCCCCTTAAGTTCCCTTGAGATTTCGGCGAATAGTAGGGGGTCCAATTACATCGAAAGGCCTTACTATGAGTGAAATGTCTACAAAAGCAAAAGCTGGTCAATATCTGACTTTCCAATTGATGTCAGAGCAATATGGTGTCGCGATTGAAACAGTTCGCGAGATCAACCAGTTTGGTGAAATCACTCCGGTTCCACGCACGCCTGAATACGTTAAGGGTGTCATGAATTTGCGTGGAAAAATTATTCCAGTTGTTAATCTTCGCGTAAAATTCGGAATGGATGCTCAAGATAAAACTCGCGACACATGCATCATCGTGATCGACACTGAAATCGGTCAAGTGGGTATGATCGTAGATTCAGTTAAAGAAGTTGTGGATCTTCAGGACAACCAAATCGAACCGTCTCCGGTTCTTGGCAACCAAAGCTCTATGCACTTCGTTCGCGGTATGGGCAAAGTTGATAACAGAGTTGTTATCCTTGTGGATATCGTGGCTGCATTCTCTTCAGATCAAATGGGCCAAATGGCCCAATTCTCCGAAGCCGCTTAAAGGTACGCCGTACCTTTTGGGGGTGCGCCGCATCCTTCGTGATAAAGAATAAAAAAGGCACTGATTTCGTCAGTGCCTTTTTTTATTTGTCTCGAGAAAACAACAACTAGTCGTTGTAGTCGTCACCTTTGCAAAGATCGTTGATTTTAGAATCCAAGAATTGGATTTTTTGAACCAATGCAGTTCTTTGAGAAACCAGCTCTTCAATCACGTCTGCGTTACGAGCATCTTTGATTTTAGAGTTCAAGTAAGCGATTGTAGCTTTCGCTTCAGATTTAGCTTCGATCATTTGACCGCAAGAAGCTGCGTTTGCTTGAGATGTGAAAAGACCTGCCAAAACCAATGCGCCGATAAGTGCTTTCATTGAAACTCCTAATGGATTGTTATTTTGACCGGAAACTACCGGATGAGAGCGAAAAATTCCAATTTAATAAATGGCAATTCGTCAATGCATCCAAAAAGTTCACGATTTTCAGAGGAAAAAACAAGAATCTCTTCATTTTTTACTCCGAAGTTTAACATATGTTAAGAGTCGTTGCGGATCAGCTAAAGCAAACCTGCTTGAACAATCTCAATCCAATAGTTGTCGGGATCTTTGATGAAGGCGATATTTTTCATTCCACCCTCCCCTAAACGCTTTTGGTAAGTGACGTTCAATTTATCAAAACGCTCGCACGCGGCCTTGATATCGGGAACCGTCACGCAGATATGACCGAAACCACGAGGCTCTGTGTTGCCGTTGTGGTAAGGTGTCGTCTCTTGCTCCTCAGTGCCCCAGTTATGAGTTAGCTCTAGAACAGCTTCGCGACCGAAAGTGTATTTCGCATTCGCTTCATTTTCAGTGGGAACATTTGTGCCTTCAGGAACATATGCCAAGAAGAACAACGAGAATTTCCATTCCGCGAAATCAAGTTTGCGTACCAATTTCATACCCAAGATTCGAGTGTAAAAATCCAAAGAAGCTTTTGGATCTTTCACCCGAAGCATCGTGTGATTAAAAACGTATTTTTTAGTCTCGGCATCTGGGTTCGCACACAAGCCAGGAATATTTTCCGCCATGATGTTCTCCTTCATTCAAGTTCATCCCAGATATAGCATAAAAAAAAGGGAGAAGCGTTCACTTCTCCCTTCGAAATTATATTTACGGTATTTCGCATCGCACCCCCAAAAGGTACGGCGTACCTTTTACTTGGCGGCAGCTACGATCGCAGACGCGTCGATTTTATGCTTCTTGTACAAATCCAAAGCTGTGTATGAGCTTTGACCGAATTCGCCGTGAACGCCCAAAGACTTCACTTTGAAATCAACTTGCGCTTGCAACAATGAGTGGCAAAGCATTTGACCGAAACCACCGATCAACTGGTGATCTTCAACAGTCACCAAGCGACCTCCCGTTTTTGCCAAAGCAGCTTTCACAGTTTCAACATCGGGGTGATTTACTTTCACAACGTTTACAACCACAGAACCGATACCTTGAGCTTCCAAAGTTTTAGAAGCTTCCAAAGCTTGAAGAACCAAAGAACCTGTTGTTGCGATTGTTACAGACTTCGCTTTACCCGCTGTTGTGTCAGCCAATACTTGCGCTTTGTTCAAATCGTATTTAGTTCCAGCAACGTAAGACTTAGGGAAGTTTTCGCGTCCCAAGAAGAACACCGCACTGTTTGGAACTTTGCCAGCTTTGCGATCGTTCGCAAATTTTTCAATCACAGAATAAACAATGCTGTCAGCTTCTTCGCTGCAAGACAAAGAGTAAACATCCACGTGAGGGATCGAAGAAACCATCGCCATATAAGACAAAGCTTGGTGAGAAGCGCCGTCAGCCGCATCTTGGAATCCTGTGTGAGAGAATACTGCAATCACTGGAGCTTCGGACAAAGCACCCATTGTGATTGGCAAAGCACCTTTAGTGACACCGAACTGAGCGAAAGTATCCACCACGGGGATGTAACCCAATTTAGAAAGACCAGCAGCGGCAGAAACCATGTTTGATTCAGCAACGCCGACGTCGAAAGAATCCCCAGGGAATTCTTTTCTGAAACCAGCAACCCCTGTTGAACCTGGAAGGTCAGACGTCACGCTAAGAACTGGATAACCAGCCTTACGAGCACGGATCAAAGCAGAAGAAACACCGTTTTGGATCTTCTCGCCAGAGTCTTTAACTGCGTTGGCTTTGATCTCTGCTTCCCACTTGTTCAATTCCTCGATCCAAGTGTTGAATACAGGTGGCAGTGCTTCGCCATTATAAATTTCAGACAAGAACGCTGGCAGTTCAGACGGGCTCTTCAATGGAAAACCGTGAGCACCAGACGCAGATTCAGCCGTTTTCTTAGTTCCGATTCCTTTCACAGTTTTCGCGTGAATGGCCACTGGAACTTTAGGATTTGCTTTGGCTTTTTCAACAGCTGTTGCAATAGCATCGTAACACTTTTGCAAGTCATTGCCTTCAGGCAACGAAATCACATCCCAGCCCAAAGTTTTCAAAGAAGCAAATGTGTGAGACATCGAGAAAGATTCATTATCGATACGACCAGAAAGTTTCGTGTTGTTATCGCTGATTACCATCACGAATGGACCCATCTTACCGTGAGCCGCAAGACCCGGAATCGCTGCGAAAGCTTCGCGCGCTTCACCTTCCATGCTGGCACCGTCAGAGATCGCTGTGATCGTCACACGGTTTTTACCAGACAAAGCTTCACCCATCGCCAAACCTTGAGTTTGCGGAAGAGCAGAACCCAAAGGGCCATTCGAAACGAAAACGCCCTCAGGGAAACAGTGAACTTCACCGTGACCTGTCAGGCCTGATTCGATCGAACGGAATTTTTTAAGACTGTTCAAATTAAGACCTGCTGTTTGGTAGTTTGCTTTCAAAGCATACAAACCGTTTTCACAGTGACCAGCGTCGTTCACAACGTGGAACAAATCATACCAAGGCTTGTTTTCTTTTTGAGCTTGATCAAAAACAAGACCATGCATTGCGGACATCAACTCTGCGAAAGCTGCAGGACCGCCATAGTGCGAAGCCGCGCCGCCAAGCACTGCATTCATGTCCATCAAGGACACAAGCGCACGCGTCGAGCGAGGATCAGCCACCGGAATGGATCTGCCGTCTTTGCTTTTAACAAAGCTTTTGAATTGAGGTTCATGAGTCGGGTTGCCAGCCAATTTTGATTTGATTTGAATAGGTTCAGTCATAGAATATGTTCTACTTCCAGCGCAGAGGAACATCAAATGCAAAAGCTATATGCACACAACATTCGCGATCTTTTAAAAGTAGAGCTTCATCGTCACTTGGACTGCTCGGTGCGTTGGAGTACATTAGTCGAATTGGCACCTCAAGTTGGCATCAATCTGGCACCCACTTCAAAGCAACAAAAAGAGCAGTTTTTAATTACCGAGCCCATGAATGATCTGGGAAGTGTATTGAATAAGTTCCTCAATGCTCAAAAAGTTCTGGCGAGCGAAGAAATCCTCACGCGTATTGCTTTTGAAGCCTGCGAAGATGCTTACAACGATGGCATTCGCCTGCTGGAACTGCGTTACGCGCCCACTTTTATTGCAGAAGGCCACAATTTCCTGACTTTTGAAAAAATCCATCAGGCTTTAAACAAGGGCGTAAAGATGGCGCAAAAGAAATTTGCCATCGCTGTCGGACTTATCTGCATCGTGCAACGAGTAAAACCATTCGCAGTTGCGGAAAAAGTTGTGGATTTCGCCATAGACAACAAAGACAGCTTTGTCGCTCTGGATCTGGCTGACAACGAAGAGGGCTTTGACCCGAAAGTATTTGCTCCACTTTTTCAGAAAGCAAAAAAAGCGGGTCTGCATATCACCGTTCACTCAGGTGAAACACCGAACGATCAAGCTGCGAGCTGGGTCAAAGATTCTGTTGAAATCCTGGGAGCAGAACGTATAGGTCATGGCATTCAAATCGTGCGCAATCCTGAGGTTTTAAATTTTATCCGCGATCGCAAGATTCCGTTGGAAGTTTGTCCGATCAGTAACTACCTGACTCAATCATTTAAAACTTACGAAGAGCATCCGATCCGTCAGCTTTTAAATGCGGGTGTTTTGGTGACGGTCAATTCCGATGATCCAGGAGTATTTGCGACGAACTTAAGTGACGACTATGAAGTTCTTCATCGCGTGCATTCCTTCACGACGGAAGATTTCAAGCGCTGCAATCAAATTGCCTTCGACGCAAGCTTCATTCCAAAAGCAGAAAAAGAAAAATTCAGAAAGGATTTTTTCTAATGGCCACTGATTGGAAAGCGATTGCCGAAGATATTCAGCACATGATGAGAGAGGATACAGCGGTTCGCGAAGTCCTGGCTTCAACAGGAGAACTTTTTCACGGTTACGCCCCCGCGATGGAGAAAGTTCACCTAAAGCACGCACAACATTTGAAAACCCTGATTGATGAACACGGCTTCCCCACGATCTCTAAAGTCGGCCGGGATGCAGCGATTGATGCGATGAGATTGATTTTGCATGCGATCAGCTGGCCTGAATTCATGCGTTCGATGGAAGCGATCACGGTGGATTTAGCCAAAGCTGGCGAAGTTCCAAAAGATTATGTCGCTAGACTGATAGATCGCATTCGTTTCTATGAAGGACGCAAACAAATCTATGGAACCAACGCGGACTGGGACGATAATGGAATTTTGCGCATCACTGATGTGGAAGACGAAAGCAAACTGAACGCACGCCGGGCCGAAATGGATTTACCTCCCCTGGAAAGCCTGGTGATCACTCCGCTGGATGGAGATTTTCATCCCGCCGATCCCAAGAAGCGTCACGAAGAATATGTGGCATGGACTCTAAAAGTGGGATGGCGTACAGTCGCTATGCCCTAGCAAAGGATCAGAAATGGAAAAACAAACTCTTCGCGATTTTTACCCACCAATCGAGCCATACAACAAAGGCTTTTTAAAAGTTTCAGATATTCATAATCTTTATTTTGAAGAGGTTGGAAATCCTGCTGGTAAACCCATCGTGTTTTTACACGGCGGTCCTGGCGGTGGTGTTGCTCCTGATCATCGTCGCTTCTTTGATCCGAAAACTTATCGCATCATTTTGTTCGACCAACGTGGGTCAGGCCAATCCACTCCTTGCGCTGAACTTCGTGAGAACACAACGTGGGATCTGGTTGCAGACACCGAGCGTATTCGCGAGCATTTGAAAATCGACAAATGGGTTGTCTTTGGCGGGAGCTGGGGTTCAACACTGGCTTTGACTTACGCGATTAAACATCCCGAGCGCGTGAAAGCTTTGGTTCTGCGCGGAATTTTCCTGTGCCGTCCTTCAGAAATTAAATGGTTTTATCAAGAAGGCGCTTCTCAAATTTTCCCTGACGTATGGGATGAGTATTTGAAAGTGATTCCTCAAAACGAACGTCACGATATGGTGACGGCTTACTATAAACGCCTGACTCATGAAAACCGCGACGTGCGCTTAGAGGCCGCGAAAGCCTGGAGTAAATGGGAAGCTGCAACTTCTCGTTTGTATATTGATGCTCACGCGATCGAAGAGTTCGATGATCCAGATTCTGCGTTAAGCTTTGCACGCATCGAGTGTCACTACTTCACAAACAATGCGTTTTTTGAAACCAATAACTGGATTTTGGAAAACGTAAGCAAGATCCGCCATATTCCTGCATGGATTGTTCAAGGCCGTTACGATGTGGTGTGCCCGGCGACTTCGGCGTGGGAACTTCACAAAGCTTGGCCGGAAGCCAAATTCCAAATGATCCCCGATTCAGGTCACGCGGCCGCCGAACCTGGCACCCGTTCTGCCTTGGTCGAAGCCACAGATGCCTGTAGATCGCTTTAATTCGTTTTAGCGACCCGACGACTGCATTTTTTTCAATATGAGGAGCGGGAAATTGTTTCCCGGTCCTTATTTGATCTTTCAAATTCCGTGAACTTCAGGTTATATGGCTCAACGCATCATTTCTTTGGTGATGCAATTCCTGGGGGAAAATTGGGGTCTTTAAACCGCTGTTTCTTATTCCTAGCACTCTGCACTTTAAGCGCCTGCTCGCAGGCACTTAAGATGCCACTTTCCAAAAAGAAAACAGATTCTGCCATCATCGGTGGTGAAGTTGTCACAGGCCGTGATTTGACTTCCCAAAGCGTTGTCGGTGTTTTGACCCAAAACAAACAAACCGGTGATGTTGAAATTTGCAGCGGAACTCTTTTAAAAAACAAACTTGTTTTAACAGCTGCTCACTGTGTCTCTGATCCAGAAGGCAATCTTAGCGTTTCAGTAGTTTTCGATAACGTGATCAGCCCGACGGGTAATACCATCACGGCCATTCGTGCGGTTTCTCGCACAGCGATTCCTGCATGGTGGGGCGCTGAAACGCATTTAGAAACTGATACAGGTGATATCGCTCTTCTACAGTATGTCGGCGATACTCCCAGTGGCTACGCACCGATCACGGCCTTGGCTTCCGAGGAAGACCTTGTTAACAATAAGCAAATTCTGATTGCTGGTTTCGGCGTAAATAAAGTGACGACGAAACCTATAGACGTAAACACATTCCCGGATTTGATCGGAGCTATTCAGTCAGGTCAAGTCAGCTGCAAAGACCCCGTTCGTCTGCAAGGCTGCGTGGAAGTATCTATGGAAGGTGCTGGGACATTAAGACAAGCCACTTCCAAAATTAAAAACAACCGTTATTCCAGCTCTGAAATCGAAGTCGCTCCCCAATCCGGCAATACTTGCCATGGTGATTCGGGTGGCCCGGCGTTCATCGTAAAGAATAATAAATTGTATCTATGGGGAGTGGCCAACCGCTCTGCCAATAACAGACTTACTGATTGTTCAACGAATTCAGTCTATGCAAGTGTGCCTTTCTTTAGAGAATGGCTGAACCTGGCAGCGGCAAAACTTCAGGAAGAATCAGTAAAATAGTTATGAAAAAAAACATTTTCCTGATCCTGACTCTCGTATTGTTAAATGGCTGCCAACCTGAAAACCCAGCTATCGATTCAAACGTAGATGAAGTGACTGAAGAAATCGTCGGCGGAAGCACCGTATCTCGGGTTGATTCCATCTCAAAGCACTTGGTTTTTATTTACAGCAACCGTGATTCTTCATATTGCACAGGCACAATCATTTCAGAAAATCTGATTTTAACAGCGGCTCACTGTATTAAAAATACGTCTGACACTTTAGTTCTTGGCTTTGGTTTGGATCGTTCCAAGGGCACAATGCAGGCTCGAACCAGCAACGGCATGGTTAAACACGTCGCTTATAAAGCGAATCTAACAGCGGAACGCAATGATATCGGTTTGATTTCATTTTCCGGTGGTTTGCCAGAGGGTTTTGAACCCGCCCCCCTCGCGAATGCGAAAATATTCGCCAAAGTAAAATCAGAAATCATCGCGGTTGGCTATGGCCGGGTGAAAGGCGTTCGCAACGTTTCCCCTGATGACAGTGGCTCTGGTCGTCTTCGTAAAGTGACATTGAAAATTCAATCCAAGTCTGCAAACGGCAAAGCTTTTGAGGTCAGCCAACAAGACGGTCGAGGCATTTGCTATGGCGATTCCGGCGGTCCCGCTTTCGTCAAATCAAACGGTCAGTATTACCTTGTGGGAGTGACTTCCGCAGTGCTTTGGTACAAACCCAAAGATTCCGTCTATGACTTGTGTAAAGAGCACTCGATGTTCATGGATGTGAAGTTTTATAAACCGTGGATCAACGCCCAATCAGGACAATTGCTGTAGGATTTGTTTGATTTTTTCTGCGACTTCGCGGGGACGATCAAACAGCACACGGTGAGAGGCATCTGGCGCCACCACATAATCCAAGCCCGTCTGGTGATGCAGACTTTGCGTCATCGAGACAAACTTTTCGTCTTTCTCTCCGACCATCCACATTACTTTTTGTCTTAAGGCGCTGATGATATTGCGCATGTTTTGTTGTTCCGCTAAGGACCATCTGGTCAACGCAAGACTTAGGAACTCACGATTATAGTCTTTTTCCAAACGAACCGGCTCACTGCCACCGCCGAATACAGGCTGGGCATTCCAGTTTCTCATCACCATATCCCACGGAGCTTTCAGAAACTCCTCTGCCCAATAGGAATCATTCAACCAGCGTTGACGGCGCTGTTCAGAACTTGGATCAAAATGTCGTAAATTATCGTCAAAGCCAGGATTGGTAGAGATCAATAAGGCTTTGAACCATTGAGTGGGATTTTGTGCGAGTGCTTGTAAAGCCAAGCGACCACCCAAAGAATAACCGACAATCACATTGCGACCAGTGTTTTTGGTTTCGTCATAAACCCAGTCATTAAAGTTTTCGGCCCATTGATCAAAACCATGTACGGAGTTGAGCTCATCGTCTTTGAAATAGTCAGGAGTATAGATGCGCAGATTCGACACCGGAGGAAGAGAAGCTTTTACTGCTTCCCAATCCGAGGGTCTGCCTAAGAATCCGTGTAAAAGAAAAAGGTTCACTCTTTCCAAAGGGTTTCGATTTCCTTCCAAAACTGCTGGGTCTCATTCCAATCAGGGACCATCTCAATAACTTGAAGATTGTCCAGTTCCAAACTCGTGGGAACAGTATGCCACTTTTGATATGACCAATTCCACATTTTTGCCCACGATTCGAATGAAATTTCGTGCTTATTCAGGAAAATCTCTTTCTTGAACATCCGTGAGAAGATTTGGCCACCACCATTGTTGATTACAACTACTCGTAATTTCTGCGCTTCTAACTGAGAAGTTGCCCAAAGTGCCGAAAGATCATACATCGCAGTCAGATCCCCGACCAGACACCAGTTCTGTGTATCTGTGTGCGCCCAACCGAGGAAAGTCGAGATCTGCCCGTCTATACCATTTGCTCCACGATTTGCTGCCACTCTCAATGGAGAACTATCTAAATCAGCACATGAA
This genomic window contains:
- a CDS encoding chemotaxis protein CheW translates to MSTKAKAGQYLTFQLMSEQYGVAIETVREINQFGEITPVPRTPEYVKGVMNLRGKIIPVVNLRVKFGMDAQDKTRDTCIIVIDTEIGQVGMIVDSVKEVVDLQDNQIEPSPVLGNQSSMHFVRGMGKVDNRVVILVDIVAAFSSDQMGQMAQFSEAA
- a CDS encoding protein-glutamate O-methyltransferase CheR; this encodes MSALKKTEAVSALYEFEDIQLTEKMFAKFAKHMYDLAGVDLPFSPKNHALIRNRIVKLLRRHGLKSYEQYWDMVEHGNHEITSEFISALTTNMTSFYREGNHFDFLAQQLPELYKKFGADIRMWCAAASTGQEPYTIAMTAHEVMQQIPGMKARLLATDIDLQVLKKGSIGAYEDREMQGLPPAQRLKYFEKVKKNETEYWRAKDNIHDMVRFAQFNLMSPKYEFQHKFHVIFCRNVLIYFDEETTKKVIDSLTSCLAPGGYLILGHSESGNIKHTHLKPLSRAVYQKL
- the gloA gene encoding lactoylglutathione lyase, with the protein product MAENIPGLCANPDAETKKYVFNHTMLRVKDPKASLDFYTRILGMKLVRKLDFAEWKFSLFFLAYVPEGTNVPTENEANAKYTFGREAVLELTHNWGTEEQETTPYHNGNTEPRGFGHICVTVPDIKAACERFDKLNVTYQKRLGEGGMKNIAFIKDPDNYWIEIVQAGLL
- a CDS encoding chemotaxis response regulator protein-glutamate methylesterase, translating into MGQKIKVLIVDDSAVIRKLLEKIFSSAPDIEVVGTASDPYIARDKLVQLKPDVMTLDVEMPRMDGISFLEKVMQHFPTRTVIFSSLAKTGSETYLRAFEAGAIEIMEKPSIDVSQTLEVLGREIIEKVRVVARARIQSRTKVATPTTPVKKVDRTSLARTTHQMIAVASSTGGTEALKVFLSGMPANIPGTVVVQHMPPGFTKSFADNLNAMFPFEVKEAQEGDQVVPGRVLIAPGNFHMEITRSGAFYYIKLHQNAPMHSVRPAADYLMKSVAKYAGKNAMGVVLTGMGKDGAEGLLEMKNAGAYTVAQNEETCVVYGMPAAAVALGAADKIMALDKIAGELLRQLDLREAA
- a CDS encoding transketolase C-terminal domain-containing protein; the encoded protein is MTEPIQIKSKLAGNPTHEPQFKSFVKSKDGRSIPVADPRSTRALVSLMDMNAVLGGAASHYGGPAAFAELMSAMHGLVFDQAQKENKPWYDLFHVVNDAGHCENGLYALKANYQTAGLNLNSLKKFRSIESGLTGHGEVHCFPEGVFVSNGPLGSALPQTQGLAMGEALSGKNRVTITAISDGASMEGEAREAFAAIPGLAAHGKMGPFVMVISDNNTKLSGRIDNESFSMSHTFASLKTLGWDVISLPEGNDLQKCYDAIATAVEKAKANPKVPVAIHAKTVKGIGTKKTAESASGAHGFPLKSPSELPAFLSEIYNGEALPPVFNTWIEELNKWEAEIKANAVKDSGEKIQNGVSSALIRARKAGYPVLSVTSDLPGSTGVAGFRKEFPGDSFDVGVAESNMVSAAAGLSKLGYIPVVDTFAQFGVTKGALPITMGALSEAPVIAVFSHTGFQDAADGASHQALSYMAMVSSIPHVDVYSLSCSEEADSIVYSVIEKFANDRKAGKVPNSAVFFLGRENFPKSYVAGTKYDLNKAQVLADTTAGKAKSVTIATTGSLVLQALEASKTLEAQGIGSVVVNVVKVNHPDVETVKAALAKTGGRLVTVEDHQLIGGFGQMLCHSLLQAQVDFKVKSLGVHGEFGQSSYTALDLYKKHKIDASAIVAAAK
- a CDS encoding chemotaxis protein CheA; the encoded protein is MSGDNAFFEELQMDFLNESLFMFEQYDESMMKLENSDDPAKDLTDIFRVAHSVKGGAAAVGLSDLAKFAHVAEDLLDLLRSKPELVNSNVISLLLQAGDELKNRISSLQQGQGGPWDPSELVKQLVAVTESLSGKKSSHTKAAEAAAAAAPAAATTADEPKMSVPDDFFEHVDAAAANCPVPEAKPNMETSDDVVNHDLLAELLAQLSPEDQAEFHAKEAAEAAEKELIREIENAAIEIPAEASTPEVAAVETAPVVAAGPAVSPAATASSQPVAEAPKLKVVSEAKPAPSENGGGSGGGNKTPAKNANSTIKVDTGRVDSVLDAVGELVVLKNQLVHDDTVRSGENLRLEAIVDQLDKAVRELYEKTLSIRMTPLKSMFIKIQRIVRDVSLTLDKPVDLQLIGEETEVERTVFELLGDPLVHLVRNSMDHGVEKREVRQERGKPVTAKVTVSAKQNGGNVVIEIIDDGGGINREKVLAKAIEKGFVPKGQDPAAIPDEQVFQYIFYPGFSTADKISDLSGRGVGLDVVKSNLDKINGKINIMSKSGVGTTFRLTIPLSTAITDGIIVALDGSRYILPIHSIREIVRVQPKDYTNISNAGKVANIRGLLLPVIDVSHTLGSLNSQFGTKETVVKDTLSARREETMLVIIESVTGQMAFPVDDVLGQAQVVVKPIVTGFDIPEIAGAAILGDGRTVLILEPGSLLQSVSKGSGMAAAA